One Chloroflexota bacterium genomic window carries:
- a CDS encoding multicopper oxidase domain-containing protein, with the protein MPSKLSRRQFIALAGASTLGAGLAACATRDTPTTATPTPAAQTADEMDAAIEKAVRYFVANIEDQVKTFFPRRLTPRVEGDTRVFELATQEISWEIKLQEKVPMFSFGSALPAPELRVTEGDKVRVIVQNNLKESTTVHWHGLFTSNVMDGATYVAQPPIRPGQRFAYEFVARPAGTHLYRAHHNAAEQIAKGLAGAIIVEPKEKKSEPAFDSDYTLLLNDTRAGVTLNGRTFPMTAPIIAKPGERVRVRWLNAGYRAHTLHLHGIAMQVIATNGWILSSPYPTDTLDLAPGARVDVIVQTQESGMWVVDCAPSDITRGAVTMITALVVR; encoded by the coding sequence ATGCCATCGAAATTATCGCGCCGCCAATTTATCGCGCTCGCCGGCGCGAGCACCCTCGGCGCAGGACTCGCCGCGTGCGCGACGCGCGACACGCCAACCACGGCGACGCCGACGCCCGCCGCGCAAACCGCCGACGAAATGGATGCCGCCATCGAAAAAGCGGTGCGGTACTTTGTCGCCAACATCGAAGACCAGGTCAAGACATTTTTTCCGCGCCGTCTCACGCCGCGCGTCGAAGGTGACACGCGCGTCTTTGAACTGGCGACCCAGGAAATTTCGTGGGAAATCAAATTGCAAGAAAAAGTACCAATGTTCTCGTTCGGCAGCGCGTTGCCCGCGCCGGAGTTGCGCGTGACCGAGGGCGACAAGGTGCGCGTGATCGTGCAAAACAATTTGAAGGAAAGCACAACGGTGCATTGGCACGGTCTGTTCACATCGAACGTGATGGACGGGGCGACGTACGTCGCGCAACCGCCGATCAGACCGGGACAGCGATTTGCGTACGAGTTCGTCGCGAGACCGGCGGGCACGCATTTGTATCGCGCGCATCACAACGCCGCGGAACAAATCGCGAAAGGGCTTGCCGGCGCGATCATCGTCGAGCCGAAGGAAAAGAAAAGCGAACCGGCTTTCGATAGCGATTACACGCTGCTGTTGAACGATACGCGCGCGGGCGTGACGCTCAATGGGCGAACCTTTCCGATGACCGCGCCGATCATCGCGAAACCGGGCGAGCGCGTGCGCGTGCGGTGGTTGAACGCGGGCTATCGCGCACACACACTTCACTTACACGGCATCGCGATGCAAGTGATCGCGACGAACGGCTGGATACTCTCCTCGCCGTACCCCACCGACACGCTCGACCTCGCGCCGGGCGCGCGCGTGGACGTGATCGTCCAAACCCAGGAATCGGGAATGTGGGTCGTGGATTGCGCGCCGAGCGACATCACGCGCGGCGCGGTCACGATGATCACCGCGTTGGTAGTACGCTAG
- a CDS encoding SGNH/GDSL hydrolase family protein: MKTKLFYAGALVLALCVIALVACAAPTPTATPVPPTPSSVPPTHAPTVLPIPTRVPLTAPTVIAAMGSKEWNYAVLGDSSSWGFMRVFPKYIEEDLGVKVKLLVWAFGNLTSANVLEQLRSDKQERLEVSQSQVVTFYGNPLHLIGTRITSGNASDKYDCSSQAVAQYKTEMGAIADEILLLRKGQPTIIRTYTRFMPFYRIWHATGQFEEYRRCVAALDAAILQVGKERGILVADTGLALNGPNHDQDPNDKGYLADGIHENDEGAKVVADVFRKLGYAYIVP; this comes from the coding sequence ATGAAAACGAAACTGTTTTACGCAGGCGCGCTCGTGCTCGCGCTCTGCGTCATCGCACTCGTCGCGTGCGCCGCGCCGACGCCAACCGCGACGCCAGTGCCGCCGACACCTTCGTCTGTTCCACCGACGCATGCACCCACTGTACTTCCAATTCCTACGCGCGTACCCTTGACAGCGCCAACCGTTATCGCCGCGATGGGTAGCAAGGAATGGAATTACGCTGTGCTGGGTGATTCTTCATCCTGGGGTTTTATGCGAGTCTTTCCCAAATACATTGAGGAGGATTTAGGTGTCAAAGTCAAACTGCTTGTGTGGGCGTTCGGAAATCTTACCAGCGCAAACGTGTTGGAACAATTGCGTAGCGACAAGCAGGAACGGCTTGAGGTTAGTCAGTCGCAAGTAGTGACCTTTTACGGCAACCCATTGCATCTTATTGGCACGCGCATTACCAGCGGCAACGCCAGTGACAAGTACGATTGCTCATCGCAAGCAGTCGCACAGTACAAAACAGAAATGGGCGCGATTGCCGACGAGATTTTGTTACTGCGCAAAGGACAGCCAACCATCATCCGAACCTATACTCGATTCATGCCGTTTTACCGCATTTGGCATGCCACGGGTCAGTTCGAGGAATATCGGCGGTGTGTAGCGGCTCTCGACGCGGCAATTCTCCAGGTCGGAAAGGAACGAGGTATTTTGGTGGCTGACACAGGTTTGGCGCTGAACGGACCCAATCACGACCAAGACCCCAATGACAAGGGTTATCTCGCCGATGGAATTCACGAGAACGACGAAGGCGCCAAAGTTGTCGCAGATGTTTTTCGGAAACTGGGCTACGCGTACATCGTTCCCTAG
- a CDS encoding nuclear transport factor 2 family protein, whose amino-acid sequence MKTKLFLICVLALCFIALVACAAPLPTATPVPPPPTPVPPPDPASLIKDLVGVLNAGNVDAVMAFFADAATQTMQPPPAGQSGVWTGKEQIRGFFQGLIADHFSVELSNVKVAGDKITYTCTFSTDSYKKLGVAPIVAVEDAVFEGGKIKSKTITVTPESLAKIQAAMAAAQAKAAPAPTTAPVAGSEVQASKSEDVLGVWLVISASGESHWEHAANGERYATAISGALKGIKTVAKYWFESDLYKIQYPQSTGEPNSTAVGTYRVYVTKQGANAIQLRFVVVDDAYTQRVTRMTYRPWTRVEQ is encoded by the coding sequence ATGAAAACGAAATTGTTTTTGATTTGCGTGCTCGCGCTCTGCTTCATCGCGCTCGTCGCATGCGCCGCGCCGCTACCGACCGCAACGCCAGTGCCGCCACCACCAACACCGGTACCGCCACCCGACCCAGCGTCGCTGATCAAAGATCTGGTGGGCGTACTGAATGCCGGCAACGTGGATGCGGTGATGGCTTTCTTCGCGGATGCCGCGACTCAGACCATGCAGCCCCCGCCCGCGGGTCAATCGGGCGTTTGGACTGGCAAAGAGCAAATCCGTGGTTTTTTCCAGGGCTTGATCGCCGACCACTTTAGCGTTGAGTTGAGCAATGTAAAGGTGGCAGGCGACAAGATCACCTACACCTGTACATTTTCCACGGACAGCTACAAGAAACTGGGCGTCGCTCCAATCGTCGCGGTGGAGGATGCTGTGTTTGAGGGAGGCAAGATCAAGTCTAAAACAATAACCGTGACGCCCGAGTCGCTGGCGAAGATCCAAGCCGCGATGGCGGCGGCACAAGCCAAGGCGGCGCCCGCGCCAACCACCGCGCCGGTTGCTGGATCAGAAGTTCAGGCAAGTAAGAGCGAGGATGTGCTCGGCGTTTGGCTCGTGATTTCTGCTTCTGGAGAGAGTCATTGGGAACATGCGGCAAACGGTGAAAGGTATGCCACCGCCATCAGCGGTGCGCTGAAAGGAATCAAAACAGTTGCTAAGTACTGGTTTGAGAGCGATCTGTACAAAATCCAATACCCGCAGAGTACTGGCGAGCCGAATTCCACCGCGGTCGGCACATACCGGGTCTATGTGACGAAACAAGGAGCAAACGCCATTCAACTTCGCTTTGTGGTGGTGGATGATGCGTATACGCAACGCGTTACCCGGATGACCTACCGACCGTGGACGCGCGTTGAGCAATAG
- a CDS encoding C-GCAxxG-C-C family protein, with the protein MDEQTISRRHFLINAGTLATGFVTGVSIVGVTSCAPKEIVKEVPVEVIKEVVKEVPKEVVKEIVKETPKWPWHYAKLDPELVRKKGHLRCAGGGCGYGAFAAIIEALRETVGFPYTQIPTELLYYGKGGVVALGSFCGALNGASAAITLVTYAYGGLVKELSDWYTKFAFPSEQSNQYAKDRAFQVGSDKVLVTSVANSLLCKDSIANWCKESGFSSGSSERNERCYRLTGDVAAQAVTLLNNL; encoded by the coding sequence ATGGACGAACAAACAATTTCTCGCCGCCACTTTTTGATTAATGCCGGAACGCTCGCGACCGGTTTCGTCACCGGCGTCAGTATTGTTGGCGTCACCTCTTGCGCGCCGAAAGAGATTGTCAAAGAAGTACCGGTTGAAGTCATCAAAGAGGTCGTCAAAGAAGTGCCAAAGGAGGTTGTCAAGGAAATCGTTAAAGAGACGCCGAAATGGCCCTGGCACTACGCCAAACTTGATCCCGAACTTGTCCGCAAAAAAGGACACCTCCGGTGCGCTGGGGGCGGGTGCGGTTATGGCGCATTTGCGGCGATCATCGAAGCATTGCGCGAAACAGTGGGATTCCCGTACACCCAAATCCCAACCGAGTTGTTGTATTACGGCAAGGGCGGCGTCGTCGCGTTGGGGAGTTTTTGCGGCGCGCTGAATGGCGCATCGGCGGCGATCACGTTGGTCACCTACGCGTATGGCGGGCTGGTCAAGGAGCTGTCGGATTGGTACACCAAATTCGCCTTCCCCAGCGAGCAGAGCAATCAGTACGCCAAGGATCGCGCTTTCCAGGTTGGGTCGGACAAGGTGCTGGTGACGAGTGTTGCAAACTCCCTGCTCTGCAAAGATTCGATCGCGAATTGGTGCAAAGAGTCCGGTTTTAGTTCCGGCTCATCTGAACGCAACGAACGATGTTATCGTTTGACTGGCGACGTTGCCGCGCAAGCGGTGACGTTGCTCAATAATCTGTGA
- a CDS encoding DsrE/DsrF/DrsH-like family protein: MEMADENRKVAFICSKGNLDMAYPALVMGWAALGNGIDVTIFFTFWGLDMINKDRVDHLEIPPISNASMKMNMMGVPGYIGIPQIAGVIPGMTAFATTLMNSKMKKLGVPTVREYLQMLVDAGAKMYACKMSVDMFGLTKDDFVDGVLDIVTAGDFMDMTEGAQIIFI, encoded by the coding sequence ATCGAAATGGCAGACGAGAATCGCAAGGTCGCATTCATTTGTTCGAAAGGCAACTTGGACATGGCGTATCCCGCACTCGTGATGGGCTGGGCGGCGCTGGGCAATGGCATTGACGTGACGATCTTTTTCACGTTCTGGGGCTTGGACATGATTAACAAGGATCGCGTGGACCATCTCGAAATCCCGCCGATTAGCAACGCCAGCATGAAGATGAACATGATGGGTGTGCCGGGTTACATCGGCATTCCGCAAATCGCGGGCGTGATTCCAGGGATGACCGCGTTTGCGACAACCTTGATGAACAGCAAGATGAAAAAACTCGGCGTGCCGACCGTACGCGAGTATTTGCAAATGCTCGTGGATGCGGGCGCAAAAATGTACGCGTGCAAAATGTCGGTGGACATGTTCGGACTGACGAAGGACGATTTCGTTGACGGCGTGCTTGACATCGTCACCGCCGGCGATTTCATGGACATGACCGAAGGCGCGCAGATCATTTTCATCTAA
- a CDS encoding TusE/DsrC/DsvC family sulfur relay protein produces the protein MATKTIAGKTVQVNDEGFMTNPSEWSKEIAVEMAKEEGIAELTANHWKIIDFCRASAGSGKAPTLRQITTGAGVSTKDLFAWFPKGPAKKVAKISGLGKPEGCV, from the coding sequence ATGGCAACGAAAACAATCGCGGGCAAGACCGTGCAAGTGAACGACGAAGGATTCATGACGAATCCGAGCGAGTGGAGCAAAGAGATCGCGGTAGAGATGGCGAAGGAAGAAGGCATCGCCGAATTAACTGCGAATCACTGGAAGATCATTGATTTTTGTCGCGCGAGCGCGGGCAGCGGCAAAGCGCCGACGTTGCGTCAAATCACAACCGGCGCTGGCGTATCCACCAAGGATTTGTTCGCGTGGTTCCCCAAAGGTCCCGCGAAAAAAGTCGCGAAAATTTCCGGTCTCGGCAAACCCGAAGGTTGCGTGTAA
- a CDS encoding DUF1641 domain-containing protein, whose product MDQTMADLNQKVDALSTQIQYLTEQAQAAERGRRDREELMRDLMPIANDAFRLTVEQLEEVQEYVDLNDLLRLLKRLLRNGRNLEKMLDQLESAMELIETMSPLTDQAFGKAVDTLEVMERKGYFTFAQGGIQIMDNIVTSFSEDDVKKLGENVVLILNVVKDMTQPEIMTFVRNTLMIAQSEIEKPVDTSLFALMNQMRDPAVRRGLALTMRVLSVVGSQA is encoded by the coding sequence ATGGATCAGACGATGGCTGACCTCAACCAAAAAGTAGACGCGCTCTCGACGCAAATTCAGTACTTGACCGAGCAAGCCCAAGCCGCCGAACGCGGTCGCCGTGATCGCGAAGAATTGATGCGCGATCTGATGCCGATCGCAAACGACGCATTTCGCTTGACCGTCGAGCAGTTGGAAGAGGTGCAAGAGTACGTTGACCTCAATGATTTACTGCGCTTGCTCAAACGATTGCTACGCAACGGACGCAATCTCGAAAAAATGCTCGACCAACTTGAAAGCGCGATGGAACTAATCGAGACGATGAGTCCGCTCACCGACCAGGCATTCGGCAAAGCAGTGGACACGCTCGAGGTGATGGAACGCAAGGGCTATTTCACCTTCGCGCAGGGCGGCATCCAAATCATGGACAACATCGTCACCTCGTTTAGCGAGGACGATGTGAAAAAGCTGGGTGAGAATGTCGTCCTGATTCTGAACGTCGTCAAAGACATGACCCAGCCGGAGATTATGACGTTCGTGCGTAACACGTTGATGATCGCGCAAAGCGAAATCGAAAAGCCGGTGGACACGTCGCTGTTCGCGCTGATGAATCAAATGCGCGATCCGGCGGTGCGCCGCGGCTTGGCGCTGACGATGCGCGTGCTGAGTGTCGTCGGGTCGCAAGCGTGA